AGTTCTTAGTTCCTAATACAACGCTACAACGTCCCACCGCCGTACATACTCAggttccctcagcaacctatctattggtttttttacttgaatagctTGATGAAGggacttcattgatttttgatcgCTCGCCGGTGGATGCGGCGCGACCACAAGGGTGGTGCGTCCTAACGTAGGAGCAAATGCCATTTCTCGCGCCGTTTTTGAGGAATTGGGCGAAGCCATGCCTATACATGTAATCTTCACTCCGCACTCCATATTTACTCACagaccccaacatcgttaCCTTCATaatgtgctgcctttaaaggcatcaccccacgaatctgtggtggtgcagatttcaggtggagtattcgtatacaggatgggagactatggagaggggggggggggggtgattccgtccgtttcttcctaattgccgtaaaaaaacggctcgttTTCCATTCTaaaccattttctacaaggagttcgactggagcgcgccagccttgtgcgaggccgcatcttccaggccgttttttacggcaattaggaagaaatggacggaatcacctccctctccattgtctcccatcccgtatacgaataatccacctgaaatctgcaccacctcagattcgtggggtgatgcctttaaatggaaCCTCGCcctcatttctggaagtaaataactgaatCAATCGGGACCCTAAAACCTAACCATTAGTTATAGTGTGCCTATGAcgtgtaagctaaagttacgaagagaaaaaggaagatagaacTTCCAGAAGTAAGGACGCGGTTGAGAGcccaacccccccccccaactacattttccccttatgtttttttttaagttacaTTATGTATTCTTCTGCGTTGAAACTAATACTTCATACTTTCGTCCTGCCGCTCCATGAGAGTGGAGGAAGCACATCTATTGTGGCACGTGCTCACTGCCACTTTGTGAGTATGCATGTGAAAGCGAGCGCGGCGAGTGGTCCGTTAAGTGTGACCTTTTGCGCTGTACCgcgcaaggaaaaaaactttatacttttgttttcataGTTCTGCGACGCGATGGAAGAAGTTACTCGTAGTGGGCTGACCCGACTTTTTGGCCGCGGACGTGTTGTCCGTGCGTGAGATGGCAGCCGCAGGCTTGCGCCTAGCCACTCTTCGGGTCCGCAAATCGAGGTGCAGGAACACATCCCGTCAGAACCGCGCTGTCTAGAATTAAGCACTGCGATTTTATTGCACGTCGCGTACCCAAGCAAACCCAGTCGGAAGAATTCATTGACCTTCCATTCGACTGCTACAACTACATAAAGGTATGTTTTGGATTGTTTCATCACGTGTTGATGTCAATTTTGTGTGGTTGAACACCGAGTTTCCGTATCTAGTAAGAGCGAGGGTAAAGTGTACTTGGGGGTGCACTCAACGGCGCCCTTCTTGTTGTAGATAACTACTTCAGTCGGGCTCCTAAAACCttaacattagtcttagaggatctgtgacatgtaagctaaagttacgaACTGAATGAGAAagtagagcttccagaaatcacGGTGCAATTGGGTGCTCCCCCAATAACGCTTTCCTCGAGAGCGGCTCGCAAGTCATCACGAAAACATCTGTCTACTACAGCAGAGCTTTTTGTTATCGATAACAATAAAACGATGGACAAATCCAAAATGAGTGAGAGCACCAAGGTTGATCTGTGCCGCAAGTGAGTTCtttacatttcctttttttcacttggAATCTTGACGAAGCTTGGTTTACTTTTAGGTACTTCATCATAGGACTGTTCTGTCTTCCACTAGTTTGGCTGACGAATTTTATTTGGTTCTTTGGAGAAGCATTTCGTCGTCCGGTTACTTCAACTAATCGTGCCATCCGCAAATATGTGCTTTTAAGCGCTGTTGGGGTGATATTTTGGTTCATTGTTATATTCAGTTGGGAGTTCGTGTTCCAGGTTAGTTATATTTGTGGATATATTGTTATTGGATACTGTTTATGGTCAtaaaaagctgaaaattgTTGAGATGCATTATGTGTTGTCTTCAGTCCTATCGACGTCAAGGTTTGGTATGGGCTGACTATCTCACCTTCATATTCCCTGTCGGTAGAGTTTGATGTGAGGATGGCTTGCTTTACTGACGCaactcctttctttctttctttttttcttctgtttttagtGCTGTGAATTCCTCCAACTCAGTTTTATTAACTCACGGAGAGGCGCTTGAGTACTTCCGTTCATAGTAATTGCTAGATCGTGACTCTATACATCTATATCTATCTATGTCAAGTGTTGTATTCTGTATTACACTAAAATGTTGGGAAGTACTACTACAGTTTGTGTCTGGTATATTTTGACATCTAGATATTACTCATAGCGaagtactttttgttttttttttcattacggAGCTTCACTATTTTATCACGGGTTTATGTCACTCTATTTTCGTGCAAATAAGAAACttataaatattttactaACTCACATATTCGACGAAATGCAGTTGCATCTTTTAATACCTTTACTTTTTGTGAACTGGTGCCGATATTATGTGTTTGTCATCAATCCAAATCGTTATGTATTGGACGTTGTTCCTTAGGGCTCTTCTCGCATTTGCATGCGCATTTTCGGCCCCCACTGCCCCACTCCAACACTACCGGCTCCAACTTTGAGTAGAGGAccttcttcgaaaaaagtaGCCTATCTCCGATAATTTATACTCAGAGGGTTCCGTACTCGTAATAATTGCGGTTAATTTATTAgttgattcgttttttttaattactggATAGTTTTCGGTGATATTGTAAAGTTGCGTGACATACCTTTCACATTGTTAGCACTCACTTATTAACCCGTTCTCAGTCTTAGAgacatcacccacgaatctgaggtggtacgggtttcaggtgggttatgccaccacggggtcgtagattgtaggGGATAGGGTGATTTTGTCCATCTCTtcttaatcgccgtaaaaacggcccgaaacgctcgaagcctcattttccggtccgttttttacggcgactaggaagagatgagcggaatcactctcttccccataatctacgatcccgtacaggcataacccacctgaaacccgtaccacctcagattcgtggggtgatgcctttaagtcttaGTATCCTAAATGAGTTATTGGTCTTATTCACCTTAGTCAAGCTAAACGCAACGATCATTGCTTAGATGCTTGTCGATTTGATGTTGACGCTTACTAAGGATCTATGGGTTCGCTATGTTCACCATCCCAAGGATACTCTTTCGAACGAGTTACCACGTAAGATGTGGTTTAATACTGAACCTTCTACACAAAGGGGTTGCACAATGTATCAGCTCCAGACACTTGGGGTTTTCCCATTTTCCAGCACATTTTACCACCACTTCTCTCTGACTAAGAGATTTGGTTGCGATCATAGGTGCGATGAGGCCATCCTCAGCTGAAGAGAGTCTAGCTCATGGAGTGCAGTGAAAGTGATATCACCTCGccagccgtccaaaagtgaaggagtcggaacaccggctccgactatcgcatacATGGTTGCGATGCATGTATGTCCACTTTCGCTTAATGAACTGTCTATGTTTTCTCAACTTCATGATTTGTGCTCGTTGTGCGCATGCTACAATGCGAAACGTATACCGTTTATATATTTATCGATGGTGATACTCTTCTTGCGCTCACTTCTCGGTCTGCGTACGTCGGCTACGATTGAAATCGAAACTATTTCTTGTATGGGTATGTGACTACATCCCATAAGTGAGCCTATGTGGAACCTAGGTATGCTATGATTGTTCTGGTACGGAAAAATCGCAGCATATAGTtggttcaaaacgacgtgaagcacggacagttgcgcaagcggctgcgctcaaagcggtgcagtagagcatagcggttaggcCGTGTAGGGATCCTCGCTATCGCCACCCATTTTTGCAGTCcgccacggtcccacctcgattccaaccactgtctccaccgtaccgcttcgagcgcgcagcagcttacgcaagtgTCAGTAGTCATGTTTTGACTCGATTGTACACTGAAAGCAAGAAATATTTACTTCTCAGTGTAATTGACTGGTGATGCGTATCGAGGTTGTCCTGTGAAATAatatatagtcaggtcaaaacgacatgaagctcggcgcAAGTGCGCAAGCGGCAGCGTTCGGAGCACTGCGGGTCGTTTTGGTCCGACAGTAGTTTAGTGAGGGTCCAGATATTTATAATCGGCTTCGAAAGTGTTCAACTTGGTGAGTGTGTTGTCTTCGAGTGTAGCAGAAAGGAGGGAAGAAGTGAGTGTTATATAGAGAAAGAGTGTGCATTGGAGACGAGTCGAGCTTTCCCACATGAACACATTCATAGCAGACTACATATTTTTCAGAGCTACCACCACTTTCAGTGGACATCTTTGTACACTAGCTTTGACACGTAGACACGTTCTGTCTATGATGGCGTCCTCTCCGCTTTCATTGGGGTGACTATCATTTCCCAAAGTAAGATACAGTTCAGTTAGGACTTAGATATATCCATGTTGCGTGTCGGTATTAAAGACGCGGCAGCATCCTTCCTTAACTTCGCCCGCCAGCACGAACCTCATCAACCATAGTTGCAAGCAGATATAGAAAAACCACTTGCTCTATTGAATAAACAACCACTTGAAAAACTTCTCAGCTTTTCTACACTATACCATGaatgaaaactttttgaaGATTTATATTCACGAGTATTCTAGCGGGTATTGtctacttttactttcttGCCACTTCTCAATTGGTACCCACGCAACCACAAGTCTTAGCCCATAGGTGGAGATGGATGCGCTTCGGTCCGAAGAAACTCGCATCTGTCATAAATCCGTAGTACGGTGGAAAAAAGTCCAAGTCATGCTGCTTCTCTTTTGTCGCTTTAGGATATTCTTTCAGGGGATCTACCGTCTATTTTTGTATAGCAGTGTACTCACTTAACTCTGCAATCGTTCTTGAGCTCGGCACCGATAGCGTAAGTTAAGAGCCGGCTTTGTACATATCTGTGGGTAAAATGCAGGGGAGGAGGGGGACAACCGCAGCCCTAacgcctaagcattagtcttagaggaactatgacatgtaaactcaAGTgaccaggagaaaaaaagtaagtatcgaaaaataaataaaatactgaGTGCCTTCcccaactatattttcccCATGCTCGTCCACTCGACATCGCACAAAGTCGATagtttttttgatttcactgCACAATTTCGTGTTGCGTGTTGATCCGTGGAAATtgccactgaaaaaaaaactgaatcaaACAATGACTACATGTCATGTATGAGCTGTCACTTATCGCCAAACCGACATTCAACTGGATAGGTTGGGAAGAGACCGCGTGTAGTGCAGCGAAAGGTGTGCGTAAATTTCTGTGGGTGCATTGAGGTCACATAGGCAAGCTGCCGGCGAAATCGCATTAACCTTTCTTCGCATTAGTATGATGCGCGACTAGTTTCCATCAAAAGGGATTACAATTTTAAAACCAACAATAATTCAATCCCTTCATATCTTCTCATCGTTGCAATTTAAGAATGTCTTTCAAAGTATTGGAGGATTCTCTTTTTATTccagtttctattttttgaccCATACTTTTAATAGCGGCTCTCATCTATCTGTCATTGCTGGGAGCGAGAACTTCCCGTAGTCATAGAGATAGACTGCTGCATTATTTTAAATACTTGATTGGGCACAGTTTCAGTGTGAGAAGCTTAAACTGGGAGTTGGGAAATAcacttattaattttatttgtgcGCATTTACAAACATATCCCTCCCAGAGTTAGAGTTACAATGTATTTGTTCTGTCATTGTTAAGTTTTCATGAGAGTCCAAAATTATGGCCAACTATGGAGCGATCTGATGTGGTGCTGCGTTTTTCTGGTGGTCATACTGGATGCGAATGTACAGAAGACGGTGATCCATTCAGAAACTGCTGTTACACATCCGCTGACACTCATGATGTTTCTACTGGCAATAGcgtatgtttttatttctacttctcaatatttcttatttcatttcccCACCCACGTGGGCAGAATGTATGGCATGGACTAAAGATTgatttcgtttccttttttcccacaTTGTTTTCTGAGAAATGTTTTGCAGCCACCACTgacggtgaaaaaaaaaactactcaccaaaaaaagagacagGTCTTTATTGATGAATAGGAGAATTTATTGATGAGCAGTAAGTCTGAATAATTGGAAATGCATTCCTAGTAAACATCAAAATCAGAGAACTGAAGTGAGTTGACAGCTTTCAATTAGTTGTGTAAATGTTTCGATTACTTTTGGCACAACATTTTTGGTTGAAGCCTAATGCAACTCGTTTGTAGTGGCCCATTCATGCTCGAGTTGTTGTCTCTCGGTCAGGGGCAGAAGGTCGATCAAAATATCTACGCGATTGTAGTGGCCAACCgaatttctatgtttttcttccaagtaTCCTCTATTTTAGCTTACGATGAACTTAAGAAGTGGTATTGAAAGTGAACACTCATTTTGGCATCCTAACAAGTCGAACTTTGTGTGATGAGGAAGGTCTTACATCGCGTTCGATTCACACGACAGTGGATTTCTGAgctaatggaaaaaatagaaaatattttcaaatcctCGAAATCTGTTTAATGCTTACATGGGAACAAGTGCAGTTATATAGGGTAAActtaaaaatttctcatttttctaacAATCGCTGTCTAAGAAGTACGTTTGTCATTTCAAGTGTGTGTAAAGATAGAAGCCAATCTTTTTCGAATCTCAAAGGAATAGAAATAAGTTATAGAAaaagtctttcttttttcagactgGCCCTCTTCAGAATTCATCGGACACCGCTGGTGTACATATCTCCCATCTTCAATCAGAGTTATGTACTGCTCCTGTCAATACTCAAAGAACTGCATTGTTATCAAGAAGCAGTTTAAATGAGCCATTCGGGTTTGCACTCCAGGTGTGAGTTGTACTGTAGAATGTTATGCTGATATGCTAAGTagtacttttttcctctcatagCAGTTGTCCACTAAAGCACAGGTCTGCGAGGCGCTACTTCccttgtcttttttctcctagctTCGTTCAACGCCACTGAACGTTGTTAGATAGCTTTGATAAGCCCGGTTATAACATGTGTTCCATGTTATAACCGGATTTGCTAGTAGATTTAGATTTAGATCTATCATTCATTACTTGAAGTCAAGTTGGTACgattaaattataaaaagtACCAGATGTTTCACACTGCATCAATATTTGATGGGAGCAAGTTATGATATGCGGAATATTAGTTGTGGGGAAGCTCGAGATGTACTGCTTCCGAACGTAAATTGATTCAAGTTACATAGCGTTGCATTTGTTGAAAGAACGATGCTAATAATCATAGATGCAATAGGAAGGAGCCGGAtactcctcaggtgaagggaaTCGAGCTCATGGAGTGCTGCTCAAGCAAAGTTCTCTTTACTAactgttcaaaagtgaagggatcTTTTCGCCAACCGTACAGAAGTGAGGAGATCCTTTCACCAACCGTCCAAAATTGgaaggggtcagagcaccagctccgactatcgcatccaCACTAATAACCTCTTTCTGGTCCCTCTAGTCAGAGTTAGTGAGACAAGTTCAATCGCTCCgtaatatttcaatattttatttaacacAATTTGTTTAGTAGGTTCGAAACTCTCCCAATGAAGGAATCGAACAATGGGCTGtagagatgaaagaaaaaattcaccgAATGCTTTGATAGGAACAAAATGCTCGTAACATTGACATAGAAATAatacacaaaaagaaaagttgaagcGCTAGATTATGTAACACGATCCTTAGAGAGCATGTGCCCGTTAAccgttcttttctctcttttcagCTTTCTGTTCATTCCGCTTAAGGATTAATAGGTTCCGCTTAATCATTAATATACTTTACTACCTAATTAAGTTATCGTATAAAAAGGCCACGACACCAAGTTCTGCTACATGTCACAATTTCACGGATTGCTATCTGTGCTGTAATTGGGCGCCTCGCAGACTTCTGTAAGCTCAAGGACAGAGTCCAACTTcacttttgttcttttaacATTCTGACACACTTTTGCTCATTAGAAGTATGACTCGATAGAATATCACGAGCATCCTctaatttcctcttttccaaCTTCTTTGTGCAAGTTTCTTTACAAAGAGTCAGTCACTATGAACAGTGTGGACAGTTTATACAGCCGCCTTTTACAGCCAACTCATTAATTTGCACCAGAGCAAACCCAATAGAGTGCGGCACACAACCGTGTATGAGCGAAGTCCCGCATTCCTCCGCCTTTCGAGACTTTGAAACGAGAGCTTTCGGCGTTTTTATGGACTATGTGTGCAATACTTCTACGCTCTACGCATCTTCAAAATTCCATTCTCGCAAAGgttttaggaaaaattctaaGGTTGGATGCTGTCTCTAGGTGACTATATGCTTCTAAATATTTGGAACTACATGTTTAAGAGAATATGCAGTGTTTCAGACATATGTATTCAAGCGAGGGGCTTCTGGAATAAGAGAGCGTATAACTTACATCGATTATGTGCGTGAGAGCAGTATAGCTGCGGATGGAGGTGTACAAAAAGGTATTGATGGAtctacagtcggatcaaaacgacatgaatcacgagtatAGTTGCGGttcatttgcgtacgcgctcgctaacggcgcggtggaagcagcagttggaaccgaggtgggaccgccgCAAATTGCAGTGAGgggtgatgccagcaagggtttcaccatgctcctagccgctatgctccaccgaaGCACATAGAGAGAAGCAGagtgcgcaattgcgtacgtgcttcatgtcgttttagcactactatatatatacatatacatacatatataaacatatatatatatatatatcattcATACTTTAGGTGACGTTGTTGTGGCTGTTAATGGTATTCCCGTCCTTACGGAATCGCATAAGGGGCTTATAGAGTTGATGTCTTCACAGCTGAACTTACATCTTGTGCTCGTCTACCAGGTTGGCGTAGCTGCAGTTCTGaacattgaatttttattcgcTATAACCGAGCTCAAACATATCTCTATTAATCAAAGTATGACATATTAAAACCTACACATTTCCCTCTATGGCGGTAATTTGCTTATTCCTTCATCCCGAAATAATCAGTATTGAGTAGATCCCGAAAATCATAGCACATTGGTTCAGCTCCAGATTATGTTGGTATTAGAACTTTCTATTAGAGTTTCGTTATTTTCGCCTCGTGTTTGCTCTCTCATAGAATCCCATGGGAAACTCATGGGCATAAGAACCGTTTATGGTGTTCTGGATATCGTCTTAACAATAAAGGTTACTCAAGAAAGACACCACTCATTTCCTGTTTGTTAAGGACATCGCAAGGATTCTTGCTCTTTCGGTGAGATCGTTGCAGCTACAATACATTTTGGCAGAAAAGTACATTCTCCTTGAGCAAATTGATATGGAGGAAGCATCTATACTGAATGGTTTgttttcatcacttttttttcacaagcaCTTTTGGCAATGCGCAGTGTCTCCTAGTCAGAGGTACTCTCCAGTTCTTTGAATGTGCACAACAATCAAAGATCTTTTAATATAAGAATATGGAAAAATTGACCTTTCTTCTCGCTTTGATGAAATGCATCGCTTTTGCTCCTGTGATCTCTCTTTTAGATTCTTTAGTCTGCCTCCTATTTTAGATTATGTAATGGACAAATCTGCCTCTTAAATGGAAGTTACTTGCTGCTTTGATACACTTTCTAATTTATCGGAACAAATACGACTTATGAGAATAGCTCTTTgtaatagaaataagaaaagaccTGTGAGCAAAAGACATGGAAGACCGAGTAAAGCCTCTTCTTTGCTCTGCAAATCTTCAGAAACTTCGCAAAATGCAGGAGGTTCGATACAACACAAACacagacaaaaaataaatcagtaGCCTTGTTCGGTTGCCTATACAACAGTAGAGCTATTAGTACAGTTTACCTGATATCGCCAGATTTCACCAACTGTTAATTTAACAATGGGAGTAAAAGATAGAAAGATTTGAGGACGAATTTTCCAGGACATCCAATTacattttctatgtttttacTATTCTGTAGATTGCAGCAGATTCGAAAATTCTCATAATTTCTTTGTGAACTGTTTGATCATTTCAATTAGAGAAAAACTAGCCGCTGTGGGGTCATCTGCTgtaagaaaacacaaaatttaaGGTCCGTTTATAGAATGGTCGTGATATACTTTTTCGCCAACTCCGTACCCCTCTTCCTACAAAATTGGagaaatggaggaaaaataGCGTTTTCTTCCATATTTATGTGTTCGTATTtcgttttccttctatttatCTCTGTTAGTACTTGCCTGTGTCTTTCACCGTGACTTCCATCTGTAactaattttgtaatttttttccgcagGTTCTGCTGGTTCCCTCTCAACGGATCTTCGAAGGGCTCGCTGGTTATCTGTTTGTCGCAGTATATCAAAGTCGCTTAATGTCTGCcggaaatttcttggaaaaggaTCTAAACCAGTACTCTGTCGTCTGCATGGCGAACCGTCGGTATCTGCAAGCGAGATCGCTGTTTTAGAAGGAACAGACCAGCTTGGTGATGGTTGCTCTCAGGTTACACGGCTTTGATTTCATACTTTCCTGTGTAATTGGCTTTATGGATTGCATGTTGAAGATTTATCCAGATGTAATTTACGTCTATTTTGCCTCTACATTAGTCCTCAATTACTTACTTGTCATTGTGATGCGCATTATATCCTTGCCAGTTCCTGCCACACTTGATTTTTATTAGAAGTGCCATTGATGTAATCTCTACGTCTGTACGGTGTTCCCACTCTTGTCAACGCAACGATGTgatttttgcgaaattttgTGCCTTTTTAGAATTCTATCGGTTTTCATGTTGTAAGATGTCATGTAGTCAGAGAAGAAAGTAAACAACGAAGAGGTAAAACGAGAGTTTGCCTACTAGGCAATTCTTTCTATACTATTGTACAATTTGGTGGTTATTTCTAAGCTCTCGAAAAACTATGTAGGATTACGTTTCGCTTGTCAGTGAAACTTTGGAAGTACAATTCTCACCTCTAGCACTTGTACGGTCCAACCTAATTTGTTTTGATCATACGTATAGCTAAGTCagtatttccacttttttcatatGCTAGTCGTTCTACATGTTTCACAAATTTGTTCCATTCTTAttcttaaataaattttgggATATCACGTTCACCGAATGCATAACGTTTGTGTTTTTCCAACTCGATACTGCTGCCAAGACAAACATATTGTACTCCTCATTGTCATTGTTTTCTTGAACTTTCATTAAGGAGTTGCTATAAGATAATAAAATGCTTACTCGTCGCTTCCTCGATCAGCGTATGTTCTCAAGCTGTAAAGATTTTTGGTCCAGGGATCTGGGACTACTTCATATCTCGGCTTCTTTTCCGCACCTGAGGTTCGTTCGAATTCTAACGAACTTTTCAGTGATCTCTTGacggtttaaaggcatcaccccacgaatctgaggtggttcagatttcaggtggagtattcgtatacaggatgggagactacggagaggggagtgattccatctatttcttcctaattgccgtaaaaaacggcccggaagatacggcttcattcgttttggcgcaccattttgtacaagaggttcgattggagcgcgccagtcttgtgcggcgccgcatcttccgggccgttttttacggcaatgagcaagaaatggacggaatcacctccctctccgtagtctcccatcccgtatacgaatactccacctgaaatctgcaccacctcagattcgtggagtgatgcctttaaacaaggCCATCTCTAGTAGGTTTCAGGATGACATCCTCTGGCCCTCCCCCAACAAGTCCTTCAAAACCTGGGTCGTTTTCCGATCGATACGACAAATTTATTGCTCAGTGGCCAAAAGTGCATACTCTTCATAGAATGGTCGTAGATGGTAGGTTGAAGTGTTacatttctagtttttcttgcTAAAATTACAGTTCCGACAAAATCTTGTAATATACAGAAGTAGCTAGAATAGTCGCAAGTTCTGTTTCTTATCCTAATTTGTTTCATCTATAGCATCAGCATTTAGTAATGTGCTGCCTGACTTTTCTGGAATCAGAAAAGTCAGGCAGCACATTACTAAATGCGGTTGTCATTCGTAGTAGTTTCTTAATCTTTGGTTTAAGCTTTTTCGCAGTTCATTCGCCCGCATTTCGCACTCCTTGCTCATCAACTGGACCGATACCCACGTACGGTTCAGCTCTATGTCAGCTCTGTATCACACAGCTTTCTGGTTCTCTTGGTAATTAACTGTGCATTTCACTTCTACCCAGTCAATGATTTCCTTTGCATTCAAATTTCGCTGCATGATGATCAGTGCATTCTCAGTTTAGTCAGTTGTAGGTAGTTCAGTGCATGACTCCCCAATTTCAACGAATTGCCTCTAACTCcaaatggaatgaaataaCTTCGGACAGAAGTCTTTCAGATATAAAGCGTTACGCGGCGCTCTTCTTAACTCTTCCAAATACCGCCTCACTTTTGACTGTGGCATTATTCCCGCCTTAATTTGTATCTACATGGCCAATCGTGTGTCAAAAATAATTGGTAGGACACGAATTATTGGTGTTTCGTTAGAGTTGGGAAGTGTTT
The Necator americanus strain Aroian chromosome I, whole genome shotgun sequence genome window above contains:
- a CDS encoding hypothetical protein (NECATOR_CHRI.G2662.T1) translates to MDKSKMSESTKVDLCRKYFIIGLFCLPLVWLTNFIWFFGEAFRRPVTSTNRAIRKYVLLSAVGVIFWFIVIFSWEFVFQSYRRQGLVWADYLTFIFPVGRV
- a CDS encoding hypothetical protein (NECATOR_CHRI.G2662.T2), with the translated sequence MSESTKVDLCRKYFIIGLFCLPLVWLTNFIWFFGEAFRRPVTSTNLGSSCSSPIDVKVWYGLTISPSYSLSVEFDCCEFLQLSFINSRRGA
- a CDS encoding hypothetical protein (NECATOR_CHRI.G2663.T1), whose amino-acid sequence is MLVDLMLTLTKDLWVRYVHHPKDTLSNELPPGIVYFYFLATSQLVPTQPQVLAHRGSTVYFCIAVYSLNSAIVLELGTDSTGPLQNSSDTAGVHISHLQSELCTAPVNTQRTALLSRSSLNEPFGFALQTYVFKRGASGIRERITYIDYVRESSIAADGGVQKGDVVVAVNGIPVLTESHKGLIELMSSQLNLHLVLVYQDIARILALSVRSLQLQYILAEKYILLEQIDMEEASILNGSAGSLSTDLRRARWLSVCRSISKSLNVCRKFLGKGSKPVLCRLHGEPSVSASEIAVLEGTDQLGDGCSQVTRL
- a CDS encoding hypothetical protein (NECATOR_CHRI.G2663.T3), which encodes MERSDVVLRFSGGHTGCECTEDGDPFRNCCYTSADTHDVSTGNSTGPLQNSSDTAGVHISHLQSELCTAPVNTQRTALLSRSSLNEPFGFALQTYVFKRGASGIRERITYIDYVRESSIAADGGVQKGDVVVAVNGIPVLTESHKGLIELMSSQLNLHLVLVYQDIARILALSVRSLQLQYILAEKYILLEQIDMEEASILNGSAGSLSTDLRRARWLSVCRSISKSLNVCRKFLGKGSKPVLCRLHGEPDLGLLHISASFPHLRMTSSGPPPTSPSKPGSFSDRYDKFIAQWPKVHTLHRMVVDGSRWCFSDIKTYLRIKRELSSKVKTLADLSMAELEVLVQMPIELPRVAVTAVLIPLPFGFYVVGFAIIFFPRLVLTRHFWSDVQRKEFFQIDVARSMTNSAFLLGIVGNPASVEGLRLPNVEELRGDVLIALSAIHSMYPFPGIRRRFQQRCKAMRQLDKVVGANIGSLTARQLHFHLFIRRISNTGNSEAEMRRILKSWLEFTKNLDDAAYLCAPVFFNRRT
- a CDS encoding hypothetical protein (NECATOR_CHRI.G2663.T5) encodes the protein MERSDVVLRFSGGHTGCECTEDGDPFRNCCYTSADTHDVSTGNSTGPLQNSSDTAGVHISHLQSELCTAPVNTQRTALLSRSSLNEPFGFALQTYVFKRGASGIRERITYIDYVRESSIAADGGVQKGDVVVAVNGIPVLTESHKGLIELMSSQLNLHLVLVYQDIARILALSVRSLQLQYILAEKYILLEQIDMEEASILNGSAGSLSTDLRRARWLSVCRSISKSLNVCRKFLGKGSKPVLCRLHGEPDLGLLHISASFPHLRMTSSGPPPTSPSKPGSFSDRYDKFIAQWPKVHTLHRMVVDGSRWCFSDIKTYLRIKRELSSKVKTLADLSMAELEVLVQVRWKLELFRHCEMPIELPRVAVTAVLIPLPFGFYVVGFAIIFFPRLVLTRHFWSDVQRKEFFQIDVARSMTNSAFLLGIVGNPASVEGLRLPNVEELRGDVLIALSAIHSMYPFPGIRRRFQQRCKAMRQLDKVVGANIGSLTARQLHFHLFIRRISNTGNSEAEMRRILKSWLEFTKNLDDAAYLCAPVFFNRRT
- a CDS encoding hypothetical protein (NECATOR_CHRI.G2663.T4), which encodes MERSDVVLRFSGGHTGCECTEDGDPFRNCCYTSADTHDVSTGNSTGPLQNSSDTAGVHISHLQSELCTAPVNTQRTALLSRSSLNEPFGANPIECGTQPCMSEVPHSSAFRDFETRAFGVFMDYVCNTSTLYASSKFHSRKGFRKNSKTYVFKRGASGIRERITYIDYVRESSIAADGGVQKGDVVVAVNGIPVLTESHKGLIELMSSQLNLHLVLVYQDIARILALSVRSLQLQYILAEKYILLEQIDMEEASILNGSAGSLSTDLRRARWLSVCRSISKSLNVCRKFLGKGSKPVLCRLHGEPDLGLLHISASFPHLRMTSSGPPPTSPSKPGSFSDRYDKFIAQWPKVHTLHRMVVDGSRWCFSDIKTYLRIKRELSSKVKTLADLSMAELEVLVQMPIELPRVAVTAVLIPLPFGFYVVGFAIIFFPRLVLTRHFWSDVQRKEFFQIDVARSMTNSAFLLGIVGNPASVEGLRLPNVEELRGDVLIALSAIHSMYPFPGIRRRFQQRCKAMRQLDKVVGANIGSLTARQLHFHLFIRRISNTGNSEAEMRRILKSWLEFTKNLDDAAYLCAPVFFNRRT